One window of the bacterium genome contains the following:
- a CDS encoding response regulator, with translation MRNQTSDSTERPPGNVARGRDASTRSLPMLLAGYRDRGFDLELLLDGLPYSAAVLGEGKLWIPWDHFSEVMERLENVGGREVLREIVDSMAFDTRNHGVRRSLSLAVSPSQLFNLLVRWMGPSQYPIHTAEMERLDDGRLRVVLTLPPHVRASEAFFRSTRTVFESSPQLLGLAPATVSAEIGSHRSVYWITLPPSGTIASRLKRVLEVFSGANSAIDELAEQQRELRRNHDALADSVVTLRERERLLEAEIEERRRAEQALRDSEAQLLRSQRLEAMGRLAGGIAHDFNNLLTTVLGYTGVLEDAKLSRAELDDGLFEIRRAAERATRLTAQLLAFSRRQVMMPQHLDLNAIVNEMESMLGRVLGDDVELRAELEPDLPGLRADPSQLEQVLLNLAVNARDAMPRGGCLTLRTSSSGEGDSRRVWLRVEDTGQGIEEEVRRQIFEPFFTTKEVGQGTGLGLSTVYGIVHQTGGRIEVESVVGEGSTFVIDFPAAEETSAKVSEPLPGRVVSGGRETVMVVEDEDSVRKLMTRVLSAGGYRVFAASGAEEAWSGPMHNEHVDLVISDVMMRGTSGLELAARLREERPDLPVLLVSGVPGEPNAVGPEFAFLPKPFTRSQLLERVRELLD, from the coding sequence ATGCGCAATCAAACGTCGGACTCGACGGAACGCCCCCCCGGGAACGTCGCCAGGGGTCGCGATGCCTCGACGCGCTCGCTCCCCATGTTGCTGGCCGGCTACCGAGACCGTGGATTCGACCTCGAACTGCTCCTGGACGGGCTTCCCTATTCCGCCGCGGTTCTGGGGGAGGGGAAGCTGTGGATACCTTGGGACCATTTCTCAGAGGTCATGGAGCGCCTCGAGAATGTGGGTGGCCGCGAAGTGCTGAGGGAGATCGTCGACTCGATGGCATTCGACACGCGGAACCACGGCGTCCGACGGTCTCTGTCACTCGCCGTGAGTCCGAGCCAGCTCTTCAACTTGCTCGTACGGTGGATGGGGCCATCCCAATATCCGATCCACACCGCTGAGATGGAAAGGCTCGACGACGGCCGGCTTCGCGTGGTGCTGACGCTCCCACCGCACGTGCGCGCTTCCGAGGCGTTCTTTCGGAGCACCCGCACCGTCTTCGAGAGCTCGCCGCAGCTGCTCGGCCTTGCGCCTGCCACTGTTTCGGCAGAGATCGGTTCGCACCGCTCGGTGTATTGGATCACGCTGCCCCCGAGTGGCACCATCGCCTCCCGCCTGAAACGTGTGCTGGAGGTGTTTTCCGGAGCGAATAGTGCCATCGACGAGCTCGCGGAGCAGCAGAGGGAGCTGCGCCGGAACCATGACGCGCTCGCGGATTCCGTCGTCACCCTGCGGGAGCGGGAGCGTCTGCTGGAGGCGGAGATCGAGGAACGTCGGCGCGCCGAGCAAGCTCTACGGGATAGCGAGGCCCAGCTCCTCCGCTCCCAACGTCTGGAGGCCATGGGTCGCCTGGCCGGCGGCATCGCTCATGACTTCAACAACCTGTTGACCACCGTGCTCGGCTACACGGGTGTTCTCGAAGACGCCAAGCTCTCCCGCGCGGAACTCGACGATGGGTTGTTCGAGATCCGGCGTGCCGCCGAGCGTGCGACCCGGTTGACGGCACAGCTGCTGGCCTTCAGTCGCCGCCAGGTGATGATGCCCCAGCACCTGGATTTGAATGCGATCGTGAACGAGATGGAATCGATGTTGGGCCGGGTCCTCGGCGATGACGTCGAATTGCGTGCGGAGCTCGAACCGGACCTCCCTGGGCTGAGGGCGGATCCGAGTCAGCTGGAGCAGGTGCTCCTCAACCTTGCCGTGAATGCGCGGGATGCGATGCCGCGCGGTGGATGCCTGACGCTCCGAACGAGTAGCTCTGGGGAAGGGGATTCGCGTCGCGTCTGGCTGCGCGTGGAAGATACGGGCCAGGGAATCGAGGAAGAGGTACGAAGGCAGATCTTCGAGCCGTTCTTTACGACGAAGGAGGTCGGCCAGGGTACGGGCCTTGGCCTTTCGACGGTCTACGGAATCGTTCATCAGACCGGCGGTAGGATCGAGGTGGAGAGCGTCGTCGGAGAAGGAAGTACCTTCGTCATCGATTTTCCCGCGGCAGAGGAAACCTCTGCCAAGGTCAGCGAGCCGCTGCCGGGGCGCGTGGTCAGCGGCGGACGCGAGACGGTGATGGTCGTTGAGGATGAAGACAGCGTGCGTAAGCTCATGACGCGGGTGCTGAGCGCCGGAGGTTATCGTGTCTTCGCCGCGTCAGGGGCAGAGGAGGCCTGGTCCGGCCCAATGCACAATGAGCACGTCGATCTCGTCATCAGCGATGTGATGATGCGCGGCACCTCCGGCCTCGAGTTGGCCGCCCGCTTGCGGGAAGAACGACCAGACCTTCCGGTGCTCCTGGTTTCGGGCGTTCCCGGCGAGCCGAACGCGGTCGGCCCAGAGTTTGCCTTTCTTCCGAAACCCTTTACCCGGAGCCAATTGCTCGAGCGCGTCCGGGAGTTGCTCGACTAA